The following proteins come from a genomic window of Lolium rigidum isolate FL_2022 chromosome 5, APGP_CSIRO_Lrig_0.1, whole genome shotgun sequence:
- the LOC124651258 gene encoding uncharacterized protein LOC124651258 isoform X2 gives MENKPSEHFSNRITMRPTKGPAYEMIKQTMLAQDATLRSQKYLMSFRSQGKEIYVNSQGRKAQKVGRPVGQGMKKPSENFMKGKNLACGSNGVSLRHSNSESTKRMLDIQVPADACADDSDDDSDDDVVMMWYPINDDSVLGTNANLNIEGSSHMNRNGITGLEPPDVSAVNVLSKEVVGSSSTMKRIDFPTVGTSSSQNQSYSSGRMNLNLPSLEDNFEEKHVGAASGSKFFAANEETWRSNSCSHKKDDRSNDIHNKSGVDSSTAHYLSSSSIINPQIFAASSSNAALKYQWQSSSTDCRASRQYADAEMHFAQNDRLPAVQEYCGLHSSVIPGGQFQKHSPFYDCPKDVDLNNGPQDANTTLGQASESTPMEISWVRNKLLNMRKEVSMKKSQVALSCANVHSQILPGSMAYSEGSRRIFGCTVSAATKRDSEPSSTVHMGTDITALIKGIANMQIQSQKKKDDTNGRDLMDLNVALPFMDDMEMDVHQSEGNNSVPQEPNAPCIDLNVALPFMSGMEIDTRQSGGDTVPQAPDDPSNEVLAITAAENLIAMHNDEFQARSPHVNDILHWFADLTISAGENTVFYNTESNNGDGSEALKLQLFGTKDSVYSSALYTQDRKSNEDHVSAAAPTFKASAKANSSTETPSEDGHPEGHYSGGALKARRRSLRKAPYKANSSTATPPEVAPNARRRSLRSFRGKK, from the exons ATGGAAAACAAACCAAGTGAGCATTTTAGTAACAGAATCACAATGAGACCCACAAAGGGACCTGCATATGAAATGATAAAGCAGACTATGCTTGCACAGGATGCTACATTACGGAGCCAG AAATACCTAATGTCATTCCGATCGCAAGGAAAAGAAATATATGTCAATTCTCAAGGAAGAAAGGCCCAGAAAGTTGGGCGTCCTGTTGGACAGGGTATGAAGAAACCATCTGAAAATTTCATGAAGGGAAAAAATTTAGCGTGTGGTTCGAATGGAGTGTCTTTGAGGCATAGCAATAGCGAGTCCACAAAAAGGATGCTAGACATTCAGGTTCCAGCTGATGCATGTGCTGATGATAGTGATGATGATAGTGATGATGATGTGGTGATGATGTGGTATCCAATAAATGATGATTCAGTTCTTGGTACAAATGCGAATCTTAATATTGAGGGCTCCTCGCACATGAACAGGAATGGGATCACTGGTTTAGAGCCACCAGATGTCTCAGCAGTAAATGTTCTGAGTAAAGAAGTGGTAGGGTCATCTAGTACTATGAAAAGGATAGACTTCCCAACTGTGGGTACATCCAGTTCTCAGAACCAGTCTTACTCATCGGGGAGAATGAACCTGAATCTCCCAAGCTTAGAAGACAACTTTGAAGAAAAGCATGTTGGTGCAGCCTCTGGTTCAAAGTTCTTTGCTGCAAATGAGGAAACATGGCGTAGCAATTCATGCAGCCATAAAAAAGATG ATCGAAGCAATGACATACACAACAAAAGTGGTGTTGATTCCTCAACCGCACATTACCTGTCCAGCTCTAGCATCATCAATCCACAAATATTTGCAGCGTCCAGCTCCAATGCTGCACTCAAGTATCAGTGGCAAAGCAGCAGCACCGATTGCAGGGCTAGCAGGCAGTATGCTGACGCTGAAATGCACTTTGCTCAGAATGATCGCCTTCCAGCTGTCCAAGAATATTGTGGCCTTCATTCATCAGTGATTCCTGGAGGTCAGTTTCAAAAGCactccccattttatgattgtccaAAGGATGTGGATCTGAACAATGGTCCTCAAGATGCAAATACCACTTTGGGACAAGCAAGTGAGAGTACACCAATGGAAATCTCATGGGTCAGAAACAAGCTGTTAAACATGAGGAAGGAAGTTTCCATGAAGAAGTCACAAGTGGCATTGAGCTGTGCGAATGTGCATTCCCAGATTTTGCCTGGTTCCATGGCTTATTCAGAAGGCAGCAGAAGAATATTTGGTTGTACAGTTAGTGCAGCCACCAAGAGAGATTCTGAGCCGTCATCCACTGTACACATGGGTACAGACATCACAGCCTTGATTAAGGGTATAGCTAACATGCAAATACAAtcccaaaagaagaaggatgacacCAATGGCAGGGATCTCATGGACCTGAATGTTGCTCTGCCATTCATGGATGATATGGAGATGGATGTCCACCAGTCAGAAGGCAACAACAGTGTTCCTCAAGAACCAAATGCTCCTTGCATAGACCTGAATGTTGCACTGCCATTCATGAGTGGTATGGAGATAGATACCCGCCAGTCAGGAGGCGACACTGTTCCCCAAGCACCAGATGATCCTTCGAATGAAGTTCTTGCTATAACTGCTGCAGAGAATCTTATTGCCATGCATAACGATGAGTTTCAAGCAAGATCACCTCATGTTAATGATATTCTGCATTGGTTTGCTGACCTCACGATATCTGCAGGGGAGAACACGGTGTTCTATAATACTGAAAGTAACAATGGTGACGGCTCTGAAGCTTTGAAACTGCAGTTGTTTGGAACCAAAGACTCTGTGTACAGCTCAGCGCTGTATACCCAAGACCGTAAGAGCAATGAAGACCATGTCTCTGCTGCAGCTCCAACCTTCAAAGCTTCTGCTAAAGCCAATTCAAGCACAGAGACACCTTCAGAAGATGGACATCCAGAAGGACATTATTCCGGTGGTGCCCTGAAGGCTAGACGACGTTCCTTGCGTAAAGCTCCCTATAAAGCCAATTCAAGCACAGCAACACCTCCAGAAGTCGCCCCGAATGCTAGACGCCGCTCCTTGCGTAGCTTCAGAGGGAAAAAGTAG
- the LOC124651258 gene encoding uncharacterized protein LOC124651258 isoform X1, giving the protein MENKPSEHFSNRITMRPTKGPAYEMIKQTMLAQDATLRSQVSELHHLYKFQKYLMSFRSQGKEIYVNSQGRKAQKVGRPVGQGMKKPSENFMKGKNLACGSNGVSLRHSNSESTKRMLDIQVPADACADDSDDDSDDDVVMMWYPINDDSVLGTNANLNIEGSSHMNRNGITGLEPPDVSAVNVLSKEVVGSSSTMKRIDFPTVGTSSSQNQSYSSGRMNLNLPSLEDNFEEKHVGAASGSKFFAANEETWRSNSCSHKKDDRSNDIHNKSGVDSSTAHYLSSSSIINPQIFAASSSNAALKYQWQSSSTDCRASRQYADAEMHFAQNDRLPAVQEYCGLHSSVIPGGQFQKHSPFYDCPKDVDLNNGPQDANTTLGQASESTPMEISWVRNKLLNMRKEVSMKKSQVALSCANVHSQILPGSMAYSEGSRRIFGCTVSAATKRDSEPSSTVHMGTDITALIKGIANMQIQSQKKKDDTNGRDLMDLNVALPFMDDMEMDVHQSEGNNSVPQEPNAPCIDLNVALPFMSGMEIDTRQSGGDTVPQAPDDPSNEVLAITAAENLIAMHNDEFQARSPHVNDILHWFADLTISAGENTVFYNTESNNGDGSEALKLQLFGTKDSVYSSALYTQDRKSNEDHVSAAAPTFKASAKANSSTETPSEDGHPEGHYSGGALKARRRSLRKAPYKANSSTATPPEVAPNARRRSLRSFRGKK; this is encoded by the exons ATGGAAAACAAACCAAGTGAGCATTTTAGTAACAGAATCACAATGAGACCCACAAAGGGACCTGCATATGAAATGATAAAGCAGACTATGCTTGCACAGGATGCTACATTACGGAGCCAG GTCTCTGAACTTCATCATTTGTACAAGTTTCAGAAATACCTAATGTCATTCCGATCGCAAGGAAAAGAAATATATGTCAATTCTCAAGGAAGAAAGGCCCAGAAAGTTGGGCGTCCTGTTGGACAGGGTATGAAGAAACCATCTGAAAATTTCATGAAGGGAAAAAATTTAGCGTGTGGTTCGAATGGAGTGTCTTTGAGGCATAGCAATAGCGAGTCCACAAAAAGGATGCTAGACATTCAGGTTCCAGCTGATGCATGTGCTGATGATAGTGATGATGATAGTGATGATGATGTGGTGATGATGTGGTATCCAATAAATGATGATTCAGTTCTTGGTACAAATGCGAATCTTAATATTGAGGGCTCCTCGCACATGAACAGGAATGGGATCACTGGTTTAGAGCCACCAGATGTCTCAGCAGTAAATGTTCTGAGTAAAGAAGTGGTAGGGTCATCTAGTACTATGAAAAGGATAGACTTCCCAACTGTGGGTACATCCAGTTCTCAGAACCAGTCTTACTCATCGGGGAGAATGAACCTGAATCTCCCAAGCTTAGAAGACAACTTTGAAGAAAAGCATGTTGGTGCAGCCTCTGGTTCAAAGTTCTTTGCTGCAAATGAGGAAACATGGCGTAGCAATTCATGCAGCCATAAAAAAGATG ATCGAAGCAATGACATACACAACAAAAGTGGTGTTGATTCCTCAACCGCACATTACCTGTCCAGCTCTAGCATCATCAATCCACAAATATTTGCAGCGTCCAGCTCCAATGCTGCACTCAAGTATCAGTGGCAAAGCAGCAGCACCGATTGCAGGGCTAGCAGGCAGTATGCTGACGCTGAAATGCACTTTGCTCAGAATGATCGCCTTCCAGCTGTCCAAGAATATTGTGGCCTTCATTCATCAGTGATTCCTGGAGGTCAGTTTCAAAAGCactccccattttatgattgtccaAAGGATGTGGATCTGAACAATGGTCCTCAAGATGCAAATACCACTTTGGGACAAGCAAGTGAGAGTACACCAATGGAAATCTCATGGGTCAGAAACAAGCTGTTAAACATGAGGAAGGAAGTTTCCATGAAGAAGTCACAAGTGGCATTGAGCTGTGCGAATGTGCATTCCCAGATTTTGCCTGGTTCCATGGCTTATTCAGAAGGCAGCAGAAGAATATTTGGTTGTACAGTTAGTGCAGCCACCAAGAGAGATTCTGAGCCGTCATCCACTGTACACATGGGTACAGACATCACAGCCTTGATTAAGGGTATAGCTAACATGCAAATACAAtcccaaaagaagaaggatgacacCAATGGCAGGGATCTCATGGACCTGAATGTTGCTCTGCCATTCATGGATGATATGGAGATGGATGTCCACCAGTCAGAAGGCAACAACAGTGTTCCTCAAGAACCAAATGCTCCTTGCATAGACCTGAATGTTGCACTGCCATTCATGAGTGGTATGGAGATAGATACCCGCCAGTCAGGAGGCGACACTGTTCCCCAAGCACCAGATGATCCTTCGAATGAAGTTCTTGCTATAACTGCTGCAGAGAATCTTATTGCCATGCATAACGATGAGTTTCAAGCAAGATCACCTCATGTTAATGATATTCTGCATTGGTTTGCTGACCTCACGATATCTGCAGGGGAGAACACGGTGTTCTATAATACTGAAAGTAACAATGGTGACGGCTCTGAAGCTTTGAAACTGCAGTTGTTTGGAACCAAAGACTCTGTGTACAGCTCAGCGCTGTATACCCAAGACCGTAAGAGCAATGAAGACCATGTCTCTGCTGCAGCTCCAACCTTCAAAGCTTCTGCTAAAGCCAATTCAAGCACAGAGACACCTTCAGAAGATGGACATCCAGAAGGACATTATTCCGGTGGTGCCCTGAAGGCTAGACGACGTTCCTTGCGTAAAGCTCCCTATAAAGCCAATTCAAGCACAGCAACACCTCCAGAAGTCGCCCCGAATGCTAGACGCCGCTCCTTGCGTAGCTTCAGAGGGAAAAAGTAG